A genome region from Lucilia cuprina isolate Lc7/37 chromosome 3, ASM2204524v1, whole genome shotgun sequence includes the following:
- the LOC111684942 gene encoding uncharacterized protein LOC111684942, whose product MFSKTSCCCWKSPNKTEITTDVTTGGIQNKSYDSWEPFPQTQSSSIATDQESKSSSVAVIQQPKLSKSSRSSLESIKLSKIDLNLDLFEDNKRFTDMSETIHKSFSDLNNI is encoded by the exons atgttttcaAAAACTAGCTGCTGTTGCTGGAAATCACCAAATAAAACGGAAATTACTACAGATGTTACCACAGGTGGTATACAAAATAAGAGCTATGATTCCTGGGAACCATTTCCACAA ACACAATCCTCTTCGATAGCAACGGATCAAGAATCTAAATCATCTTCTGTGGCTGTGATCCAACAACCTAAATTATCGAAAAGTTCTCGCAGTTCTTTGGAAAgtataaaactttcaaaaattgatttgaatttagatttatttgaagATAATAAACGTTTTACGGATATGTCGGAAACTATACACAAAAGTTTTTCggatttgaataatatttaa